One Streptosporangium sp. NBC_01495 DNA window includes the following coding sequences:
- a CDS encoding site-specific integrase produces MLYLFIRGADVADWRVFWVPRDAVRGGVRRSVLKGWTDLAVREREIGVRAGDPIFLSPDYRVDAALCSYGRSKGFRACTQETRRNYATDICLLLDFLWSRGRGWAEARERDLEDFEHWRRVEESNPRRIGGSKWERELAAFMSLYRWAVKHQFVTRNPVATKQMLGRYGEVLMVAEARAKDARPSNVHWLTPRTWRLWIDVGLRGHSKEGIPESGWVGRVEDRNVAFVRLLVSSGLRRSEGGSLLTFEVPARRLDGGRYYRGKISTAVTRSKKTRTFYAASEAIGDIEAYVDSSPMTLPGGISPSTPSLAPNDAALPKATWITLILGGFAVMVMSGLLIGLSDGATFALMIVLMLWLMLDLVLMLSISFDTWFAETPGYADLHLSGRTADLIAHVRDALANGLTFGISGGLVVGLMYGLANGLVYGLAGGLGIGLGYGLIGGFIVGFMVGLADGMVKWAEQPASSTAATTPLTSWKADRTLTLLRAVTLGLAAGLPVGLLAGSSFGRLVGLAVGFEGGLTGGLAAGLTSGLAAGLMVGLSRGLNHGNHHAWLAYTIAIRRLAKKEHLPFTLMTFLDDAHRLGLLRTVGPIYQFRHAELQDHLAAPPSSSSEPADRATPPRSTENAA; encoded by the coding sequence GTGTTGTACCTGTTCATTAGAGGAGCTGATGTGGCGGATTGGCGGGTGTTCTGGGTGCCCCGAGACGCGGTGCGGGGTGGTGTCCGGCGGTCGGTTCTGAAGGGGTGGACCGACCTTGCGGTCAGGGAGCGTGAGATCGGTGTCCGGGCGGGGGATCCGATCTTCTTATCGCCGGATTACCGGGTGGATGCGGCCTTGTGTTCATACGGACGGTCGAAGGGTTTTCGGGCCTGCACGCAGGAGACGCGGCGCAACTATGCGACGGACATCTGCCTGTTGCTGGACTTCCTCTGGAGCCGGGGTCGCGGGTGGGCAGAGGCGAGGGAAAGGGACCTGGAGGACTTCGAGCATTGGCGGCGGGTCGAGGAGTCCAATCCCAGGAGGATCGGCGGCTCCAAGTGGGAGCGGGAGCTGGCGGCCTTCATGAGCCTCTACCGGTGGGCGGTGAAGCACCAGTTCGTGACGCGAAACCCGGTGGCTACGAAGCAGATGTTGGGCCGCTATGGCGAGGTGCTGATGGTCGCCGAGGCCCGGGCGAAAGACGCGCGGCCGAGCAACGTGCACTGGCTGACACCGCGGACCTGGCGGCTGTGGATCGACGTCGGTTTGCGGGGCCACTCCAAGGAGGGGATCCCAGAATCGGGGTGGGTGGGCCGAGTGGAGGACCGCAACGTGGCCTTCGTGAGACTGCTGGTGTCCTCGGGGCTGCGCCGCAGCGAGGGCGGGTCGTTGCTGACGTTCGAGGTCCCTGCGCGGCGACTGGACGGCGGCCGGTACTACCGAGGCAAGATCTCCACCGCGGTGACGCGGTCCAAGAAGACCCGGACCTTCTATGCCGCCTCTGAGGCCATCGGGGACATCGAGGCCTACGTGGATTCCTCGCCTATGACCTTGCCTGGTGGCATCTCGCCCAGCACACCGTCCCTAGCACCGAACGACGCCGCACTGCCAAAGGCCACATGGATAACGTTGATCTTGGGCGGGTTCGCGGTCATGGTCATGAGTGGGCTCTTGATCGGGCTCTCAGATGGAGCCACATTCGCGCTCATGATCGTTCTCATGCTCTGGCTCATGCTGGATCTCGTGCTCATGCTCTCCATCAGCTTCGACACGTGGTTTGCTGAGACCCCCGGATATGCCGATCTGCATCTGTCAGGAAGAACAGCCGACCTCATCGCACATGTGCGAGACGCGCTCGCGAACGGGCTCACATTCGGGATCTCGGGCGGCCTCGTGGTCGGGCTCATGTACGGGCTCGCGAACGGACTCGTCTACGGGCTCGCCGGCGGGCTCGGGATCGGGCTCGGCTACGGGCTCATCGGCGGATTCATCGTCGGGTTCATGGTTGGACTCGCGGACGGGATGGTCAAATGGGCGGAACAGCCCGCGTCATCCACGGCCGCGACCACACCGCTGACGAGCTGGAAAGCCGACAGAACCTTGACACTGCTGCGCGCCGTAACGCTCGGGCTCGCGGCCGGACTCCCGGTTGGACTCCTGGCCGGATCCTCGTTTGGGCGCCTGGTCGGACTTGCGGTCGGGTTCGAAGGCGGGCTTACCGGCGGGCTCGCGGCCGGACTCACCAGCGGGCTCGCGGCCGGACTCATGGTCGGTCTCTCACGTGGGCTTAACCACGGAAATCACCATGCCTGGCTGGCTTACACGATCGCTATCCGACGATTGGCGAAGAAGGAGCACCTGCCCTTCACGCTGATGACGTTCCTGGACGACGCTCACCGCCTCGGCCTGTTGCGCACCGTCGGCCCGATCTACCAGTTCCGCCACGCCGAACTCCAAGACCACCTTGCCGCTCCGCCATCATCGAGCAGCGAGCCCGCCGACCGGGCCACGCCACCACGATCCACCGAAAATGCCGCCTGA
- a CDS encoding scabin-related ADP-ribosyltransferase has protein sequence MALQPPPELATLLNLVVSWPLIDEVKLHEAGTQWISFAATAVRVSSTAATHAARTTTRNDSEGVRAFGGDWRDTSGRSGDAITAALLIGGALQLSAVIVLAVKVALIVVLVRLALSLSQLAAASGPTAGASLAAVPAVVGGARTAARELIHKMVDLLERSALRLFDRASALLRKPPGRVGAGAFPPGKRPPTPVRGPDNYLEAAADKSVDVKSITPYPIWRRDREPLYRGSDRSPDVVFEQGLHPRDPSMTNLSDYVLKARPSAFVGTSTRMDIDGAFPRRHVYEVDAPGGIDVQETVQNAAHLSYEREIAFPGGVHRRYVSGAWPRGVPRTPENFIPNPHYNPYPGHPGVPSGGSP, from the coding sequence GTGGCGCTGCAGCCGCCGCCCGAGCTCGCCACGCTGCTCAACCTCGTCGTCTCGTGGCCGCTGATCGACGAGGTCAAGCTGCATGAGGCCGGGACCCAGTGGATCTCCTTCGCGGCGACGGCGGTGCGCGTCTCCTCGACCGCCGCCACGCACGCCGCCCGGACCACCACGCGCAACGACTCCGAGGGGGTCCGGGCGTTCGGCGGCGACTGGCGCGACACCTCGGGCCGCTCCGGCGATGCGATCACCGCCGCGCTGCTCATCGGCGGCGCGCTGCAGCTCTCGGCCGTGATCGTGCTCGCCGTCAAGGTGGCGCTGATCGTCGTCCTTGTCCGGCTAGCCCTGAGCCTGTCGCAGCTGGCCGCGGCCTCGGGGCCCACGGCCGGCGCCTCGCTGGCGGCCGTTCCCGCCGTCGTGGGCGGCGCTCGTACGGCCGCGCGGGAGCTCATCCACAAGATGGTCGACCTGCTGGAACGCAGCGCGCTGCGCTTGTTCGATCGCGCCTCCGCGCTGCTGCGCAAGCCGCCAGGCAGGGTGGGGGCCGGTGCGTTCCCGCCCGGCAAGCGTCCGCCGACGCCCGTGCGCGGCCCCGACAACTACCTCGAAGCGGCGGCCGACAAGAGCGTCGACGTCAAGAGCATCACGCCATACCCCATCTGGCGCCGTGATCGCGAGCCGCTCTACCGCGGCTCGGACAGGTCTCCGGACGTGGTCTTCGAGCAGGGCCTCCATCCGCGCGACCCGTCGATGACCAACCTGTCCGACTACGTGCTCAAGGCCAGGCCGTCCGCCTTCGTCGGGACCAGCACCCGCATGGACATCGACGGCGCGTTCCCGCGCCGCCACGTCTACGAGGTGGACGCCCCCGGCGGGATCGACGTCCAGGAGACCGTACAGAACGCCGCCCATCTGTCCTACGAGCGCGAGATCGCCTTCCCCGGCGGCGTGCACCGGAGGTATGTTTCCGGCGCCTGGCCGCGGGGGGTGCCCAGGACGCCGGAGAACTTCATCCCCAACCCGCACTACAACCCCTACCCGGGCCATCCGGGAGTGCCGTCAGGAGGATCGCCGTGA
- a CDS encoding CU044_5270 family protein, giving the protein MITHEARDAARAQLLHAMREPALTVRRQRRPRLAWRLVLAASLAVATVVGFTVTRDADQPVIVPIANVGELGERAAKAAETDPDAIVLSPGKWLYTKEIIAPLLKEPRPEVDLEQRITLERWNSADGKQTALDDGTGRLVHHETGPGITATALAEAPVTPEEMLTRMRAALSGKPVTPVDDESDSTMEQRLFQTIHQLMSGQPLVPEVRAALFRALPMINGVSVKQDAVDATGRHGNAFVYTGAWQRSEIIVSPEDYRFLGTYGETVADRTFFSERVGTVKAGTPTVWTAHLESQVVDRPGDRP; this is encoded by the coding sequence TTGATCACGCATGAGGCACGTGACGCGGCCCGCGCCCAGCTGCTGCATGCGATGCGCGAGCCGGCCCTCACCGTCAGGCGCCAACGCAGGCCCCGCCTGGCTTGGCGCCTCGTCCTGGCCGCCTCGCTCGCGGTGGCCACCGTGGTGGGCTTCACCGTGACGCGGGACGCCGACCAGCCGGTCATCGTCCCCATCGCCAATGTCGGAGAGCTCGGCGAACGGGCCGCCAAGGCCGCCGAGACCGATCCCGACGCGATCGTTCTCTCACCGGGCAAATGGCTGTACACGAAGGAGATCATCGCCCCGCTGCTCAAGGAGCCCAGGCCAGAGGTGGACCTGGAGCAGCGCATCACTCTCGAACGGTGGAACAGCGCGGACGGCAAGCAGACGGCGCTGGACGACGGGACGGGCAGGCTCGTCCACCACGAAACCGGTCCCGGCATCACCGCCACCGCCCTCGCCGAGGCTCCGGTGACTCCAGAGGAGATGCTCACCAGGATGCGGGCGGCGCTCTCCGGCAAGCCTGTGACCCCCGTGGACGACGAATCCGACAGCACCATGGAGCAGCGACTCTTCCAGACGATCCACCAGCTCATGAGCGGGCAACCGCTCGTTCCCGAAGTAAGGGCGGCGCTGTTCCGCGCGCTCCCGATGATCAATGGAGTCTCGGTCAAGCAGGACGCCGTCGACGCGACGGGCCGCCACGGAAACGCGTTCGTCTACACCGGGGCCTGGCAACGGTCCGAGATCATCGTCAGCCCGGAGGACTACCGGTTCCTGGGAACGTACGGCGAGACCGTCGCCGATCGCACGTTCTTCAGCGAGAGAGTCGGGACGGTCAAAGCAGGCACACCGACGGTGTGGACCGCGCATCTGGAGAGCCAGGTCGTCGACAGGCCGGGGGACCGACCGTAG
- a CDS encoding YbaB/EbfC family nucleoid-associated protein, which translates to MHENGQRIGEMLAEAVQGLARTAEPRADAAVQGSGEAAGGQVRAVAGQDGRLHELHLNPRVMRMASENLAQEILLAVNAALDDLRAGVPGLEAAELTDPQELAKTLGGVHADVMRRMDEFADGVELVVRRLEER; encoded by the coding sequence ATGCACGAAAACGGGCAGCGCATCGGCGAGATGCTGGCAGAGGCCGTCCAAGGACTCGCGCGGACGGCGGAGCCGCGCGCGGACGCCGCCGTCCAGGGCAGCGGCGAGGCGGCGGGCGGGCAGGTGCGGGCCGTCGCCGGGCAGGACGGGCGGTTGCACGAGCTGCACCTCAACCCCCGGGTCATGCGGATGGCATCGGAGAACCTCGCACAGGAGATCCTCCTGGCGGTCAACGCCGCGCTGGACGACCTGCGGGCGGGCGTACCGGGGCTGGAGGCGGCTGAGCTGACGGATCCACAGGAGCTCGCCAAGACGCTGGGCGGCGTGCACGCCGACGTGATGCGGCGGATGGACGAGTTCGCCGACGGGGTCGAGCTGGTCGTACGGCGGCTGGAGGAGCGGTGA
- a CDS encoding RNA polymerase sigma factor yields MTSTQAEEMVEADDAELIRRSHDVPEQFAGVFDRYIDQIHRYVSRRLGSQAADDIAAQTFLVAFSQRESYDLTHRLARPWLYGIATNLIARHRRNEERFLRALCRTGVDPLPELMADEVVGRVAAQEEERRLAKALAALSQRDRDVLLLVAWGDLAYEEVAVALGIPIGTVRSRLHRARKKARAAFGDEDPTAEDA; encoded by the coding sequence ATGACAAGTACGCAGGCCGAGGAGATGGTCGAGGCGGACGACGCGGAGCTTATCCGCCGGTCTCATGACGTCCCGGAGCAGTTCGCCGGCGTGTTCGACCGTTATATCGACCAGATCCACCGCTACGTCTCCCGCCGTCTCGGCTCCCAGGCCGCCGACGACATCGCCGCGCAGACATTTCTGGTCGCCTTCAGCCAGCGGGAGTCCTACGACCTGACGCACCGGCTGGCCAGACCCTGGCTGTACGGCATCGCGACCAACCTCATCGCCAGGCACCGGCGCAACGAGGAGCGGTTCCTGCGGGCGCTGTGCCGTACCGGAGTTGACCCCTTGCCGGAGCTGATGGCCGATGAGGTGGTCGGCCGTGTCGCCGCGCAGGAGGAGGAGCGCCGGCTGGCCAAGGCATTGGCGGCCCTGTCGCAGCGGGATCGCGACGTGCTCCTGCTGGTGGCGTGGGGCGACCTGGCCTACGAGGAAGTGGCTGTGGCACTCGGCATCCCGATCGGGACGGTGCGCTCGCGCCTGCACCGCGCCCGTAAGAAGGCCAGGGCCGCGTTCGGTGACGAAGATCCGACTGCAGAGGACGCATGA
- a CDS encoding PadR family transcriptional regulator: MRQMQEPTFLILTALAAGPQHGYGVITDVERISGGQVRLRAGTLYAAFDRLQEEGLIAEDREEIVDGRVRRYYRLTGDGAARLAAEAERMRRHARAATVRLHAAGLGGTA, translated from the coding sequence ATGAGGCAGATGCAGGAGCCTACCTTTCTGATCCTGACCGCGCTCGCCGCCGGTCCACAGCATGGGTACGGCGTCATCACTGATGTGGAACGTATCTCCGGCGGTCAGGTTCGCCTGCGCGCCGGTACCCTGTACGCCGCTTTCGACCGCCTCCAGGAAGAGGGCCTCATCGCCGAGGACCGGGAGGAGATCGTGGACGGCAGGGTGCGGCGTTACTACAGGCTGACCGGCGACGGCGCGGCCAGGCTGGCGGCGGAGGCCGAGCGGATGCGCCGGCACGCGCGAGCGGCCACCGTGCGCCTACACGCCGCGGGCCTGGGAGGTACGGCATGA
- a CDS encoding CGNR zinc finger domain-containing protein, whose product MHLNPYGADVVNFAAELANRPPASADELADRCRTAGLVLERPVELSDLDQTFAVIDVWTKVVDATGERAKAELVNEMLARSAAYPRLTDHAHGWHLHYRDDLQPLGAVLFALISVGTAMHLVSRGMDRLGRCAAAGCETIFADTSRTARQRYCSHPCANRDAVRRHRARQSTPPT is encoded by the coding sequence GTGCACCTCAACCCTTACGGCGCGGACGTGGTGAACTTCGCCGCGGAGCTGGCGAACCGCCCACCGGCGAGCGCCGACGAACTCGCCGACCGCTGCCGCACGGCCGGTCTGGTACTGGAACGCCCCGTCGAACTATCAGATCTCGACCAGACCTTCGCCGTCATCGACGTCTGGACGAAGGTCGTCGACGCCACCGGCGAGCGCGCGAAGGCCGAGTTGGTCAACGAGATGCTGGCCCGGTCGGCCGCCTACCCCCGGCTGACCGACCACGCTCATGGTTGGCACCTGCACTATCGCGACGACCTGCAGCCGCTCGGCGCGGTGCTGTTCGCGCTGATCTCCGTGGGCACGGCGATGCACCTCGTCAGCCGGGGCATGGACCGGCTCGGACGGTGTGCCGCCGCCGGTTGCGAGACGATCTTCGCGGACACCTCACGCACCGCACGGCAGCGTTACTGCTCCCATCCGTGCGCCAACCGGGATGCGGTACGCCGCCACCGCGCCCGTCAGTCCACGCCCCCCACCTGA
- a CDS encoding type VII secretion system-associated protein, with translation MNDAPPPPPPVTDDLRRQARLRPDSWMYAVDPFFDPEGEVPPYGIVGAWQVDGRGEITGEFRHNPGYRPSPVALGHPEPTDPLDRVVQLASAGYAGDLDLVPLLLEAEVIVAAGPGGGVPVFDTGGGRAAFAYTAQANLPHALPDGATGWQRLRGRDLVALLPPDVGVVVNPEGPAGVLLAPDELRR, from the coding sequence GTGAACGACGCCCCGCCGCCCCCGCCGCCGGTCACCGACGATCTGCGGAGGCAGGCACGGCTGCGCCCGGACTCCTGGATGTACGCGGTCGATCCGTTCTTCGACCCCGAGGGCGAGGTCCCGCCGTACGGCATCGTCGGAGCCTGGCAGGTCGACGGGCGCGGCGAGATCACCGGCGAGTTTCGTCACAACCCCGGCTACCGGCCCTCGCCGGTGGCGCTGGGCCACCCCGAGCCCACCGATCCGCTCGACCGTGTCGTGCAACTCGCCTCGGCCGGCTACGCCGGCGACCTCGACCTCGTCCCGCTGCTGCTGGAGGCGGAGGTGATCGTGGCCGCCGGCCCAGGCGGCGGCGTGCCGGTGTTCGACACGGGCGGGGGCCGGGCGGCGTTCGCCTACACGGCCCAGGCCAACCTGCCGCACGCCCTGCCGGACGGTGCCACGGGCTGGCAGCGCCTGCGCGGCCGCGACCTGGTCGCGCTGCTGCCGCCGGACGTCGGCGTCGTCGTCAACCCCGAAGGGCCGGCGGGCGTTCTCCTCGCTCCCGACGAGCTTCGCCGCTGA
- a CDS encoding S8 family serine peptidase, which translates to MTLITGDRVVVTGNGYRVEPGPGRQVGFMKQVREGHLYVIPSDARALVTEGVLDRRLFDVTQLLEWRYGDASRTDIPLIIQSANGPMPPPRGTRQTRQLAGLGMTTLRVPKASAAQTWKDLTDGARTLTAGTTKLWLDGRRSFTLDQSVKQIGATEAWKQGMTGKGITVAVLDSGYDPDHPDLKGVVAQERNFSEDSDIRDTLGHGTHVASTVAGAGEKYRGVAPDAKLAIGKVGDASGLTESAILAGMEWAAVEVKARVVNMSFGGSDTPELDPLEQAVNALSARTGTLFVTAAGNSGGLSPVDSPGSADAALTVGAVDREDRTAPFSSTGPREGDHAIKPDVTAPGVGIVAAAAAGTAEGSHVAMSGTSMATPHVVGAAAILAQRHPEWTGEQLKAALIGSAAPSAGATPYQQGAGRVDLVRALAQRVVAEPGNMWAAFPWDGSGDHVTTRTITYANSGDAPVSLDLTAEGEVLKLSTRRIEVPARGQVSVTLTIDARGKAKGDYPGTVTARSGETVIRTLAGAYVEPESYDVTINTIGRDGEPVSSYTQIYDPKTGAVHELALANGVAKVRLPRGEWGLYSEIDERATGRTIAHTTLKVDSGDQRVTVDARQGKPVRVSLDDPTAAPRRGFDMQLGQGRWGIAWSTSLDVNARFFVVPVRRAGLHYMLGTLWHSKDLSPSPYVYHLVDHHTDGIPEDPTYAARQQDLAKVTATYRASGVAAKGTPLFGPRFRDAEPLFMSEPPEGIDLPGTLTHYRTPGLIWDSWLEVGTSLMVDGGKAMKRGHTQEVWNAAVSGPSLARPSGSRTGDELTFSAGRLFADGVAGRTGVDATATGTATLIRDGRVLAKTDLAQCALDRPQTCGLQADLPAESAAYVLSTSMRRQVPYSTLSTAVHSVWTFRSASTAKEQPLPLMAVRFAPSGLDDTNRAKPGSATRLPMWVERNPGALKAAVQSVQLEMSSDDGTSWRRIPAAPTPSGWTAAVPNPKTPGFISLRVTATDAAGTGLTQTIIRAYAVG; encoded by the coding sequence GTGACTTTGATCACCGGTGACCGGGTCGTGGTCACCGGAAATGGGTATCGCGTGGAGCCCGGCCCCGGCAGGCAGGTCGGGTTCATGAAGCAGGTGCGCGAGGGCCACCTGTACGTGATCCCGTCCGATGCCAGGGCCCTGGTCACGGAGGGGGTGCTCGACAGGCGGCTGTTCGACGTCACGCAGCTCTTGGAATGGAGATACGGGGACGCCAGCAGGACCGACATCCCGCTGATCATCCAGTCGGCCAACGGCCCGATGCCCCCGCCCCGGGGGACGCGACAGACCCGGCAGCTCGCCGGCCTGGGCATGACCACGCTCCGCGTGCCCAAGGCGAGCGCGGCCCAGACGTGGAAGGACCTGACGGACGGTGCCCGCACTCTGACCGCGGGGACGACGAAGCTCTGGCTGGACGGCCGCCGGTCCTTCACCCTCGACCAGAGCGTCAAGCAGATCGGCGCCACCGAGGCGTGGAAGCAGGGCATGACCGGCAAGGGGATCACGGTCGCCGTGCTCGACTCCGGTTACGACCCCGACCATCCCGATCTGAAGGGTGTGGTGGCGCAGGAGCGCAATTTCAGCGAGGATTCCGACATCCGCGACACCCTCGGTCACGGCACCCACGTCGCCTCGACCGTCGCCGGGGCCGGGGAGAAGTACCGGGGGGTGGCGCCGGACGCGAAGCTCGCCATCGGCAAAGTGGGCGACGCCTCCGGCCTGACCGAATCCGCCATCCTGGCGGGGATGGAGTGGGCCGCCGTCGAGGTCAAGGCCAGGGTCGTCAACATGAGCTTCGGTGGGAGTGACACCCCGGAGCTCGACCCCTTGGAACAGGCGGTGAACGCGTTGTCCGCGCGGACGGGCACGCTGTTCGTCACGGCTGCGGGAAACAGCGGCGGGCTGAGCCCGGTGGACAGTCCGGGCAGCGCCGACGCGGCCCTCACGGTGGGCGCCGTCGACAGGGAGGACAGGACGGCTCCCTTCTCCAGCACCGGACCGCGTGAGGGCGATCACGCGATCAAGCCGGACGTCACCGCGCCGGGTGTGGGCATCGTGGCCGCCGCGGCCGCCGGCACCGCCGAGGGCTCCCACGTCGCGATGAGTGGCACCTCGATGGCCACCCCGCATGTGGTCGGAGCCGCGGCGATCCTCGCCCAGCGCCACCCCGAGTGGACCGGCGAGCAGCTCAAGGCCGCACTCATCGGCAGCGCCGCGCCCTCGGCCGGCGCGACGCCGTACCAGCAGGGCGCCGGGCGAGTGGACCTGGTCCGCGCGCTCGCCCAGCGGGTCGTGGCCGAGCCGGGCAACATGTGGGCCGCCTTCCCCTGGGATGGCTCAGGCGATCACGTGACGACCAGGACCATCACCTACGCCAACTCCGGAGACGCTCCCGTCAGCCTCGACCTCACCGCCGAGGGTGAGGTGCTGAAGCTCTCCACCCGGCGGATCGAGGTACCCGCCAGAGGACAGGTGTCGGTCACGCTCACGATCGACGCCAGGGGAAAGGCCAAGGGCGACTATCCCGGGACCGTCACCGCGAGGTCGGGCGAGACCGTGATCCGCACCCTGGCCGGCGCGTACGTCGAGCCGGAGTCCTACGACGTGACCATCAACACCATCGGCAGAGACGGCGAACCCGTCAGTTCCTACACCCAGATTTACGACCCGAAGACCGGCGCCGTCCACGAGCTGGCCCTCGCGAACGGGGTCGCCAAGGTCCGGCTGCCCAGGGGCGAATGGGGCCTCTATTCGGAGATCGACGAACGGGCAACCGGGAGAACGATCGCCCACACCACGCTGAAGGTCGACAGCGGCGACCAGCGGGTGACAGTGGACGCACGTCAGGGCAAGCCGGTCCGGGTCTCGCTTGACGACCCGACCGCGGCGCCCAGACGTGGCTTCGACATGCAGCTGGGTCAAGGCCGGTGGGGCATCGCCTGGTCGACGAGCCTGGACGTCAATGCCAGGTTCTTCGTCGTTCCCGTGCGCCGGGCGGGGCTGCACTACATGCTCGGAACCCTCTGGCACAGCAAGGACCTGTCGCCCAGCCCGTACGTCTACCACCTCGTCGATCACCACACCGACGGGATCCCTGAGGATCCCACGTACGCCGCCAGGCAGCAGGATCTCGCGAAGGTGACGGCGACCTACCGGGCGTCTGGGGTGGCGGCCAAGGGCACCCCGCTCTTCGGGCCCCGCTTTCGCGACGCCGAGCCCCTGTTCATGTCCGAGCCCCCCGAAGGCATTGACCTGCCCGGCACGCTCACGCACTATCGGACCCCCGGGTTGATCTGGGACAGCTGGCTCGAGGTCGGCACGTCCCTGATGGTCGACGGCGGCAAAGCCATGAAGCGCGGGCACACCCAAGAGGTGTGGAACGCAGCGGTGAGCGGCCCGTCCCTCGCCAGGCCCAGCGGCAGCCGCACCGGCGACGAGCTGACCTTTTCCGCCGGCAGGCTCTTCGCCGACGGCGTCGCCGGAAGGACCGGTGTGGACGCCACGGCCACCGGCACCGCCACTCTCATCCGAGACGGACGGGTACTCGCCAAGACAGATCTCGCCCAGTGCGCGCTCGACCGGCCGCAGACGTGCGGGCTCCAGGCCGACCTGCCGGCGGAGTCCGCCGCGTACGTACTGAGCACGTCGATGCGGAGGCAGGTGCCGTACTCGACGCTGTCCACGGCTGTGCACAGCGTCTGGACGTTCCGGTCGGCGAGCACGGCGAAGGAGCAGCCGTTGCCGCTGATGGCGGTGCGCTTCGCCCCTTCCGGGCTCGACGACACCAACCGCGCCAAGCCGGGTTCCGCGACTCGGCTGCCTATGTGGGTCGAGCGAAACCCGGGAGCCCTCAAGGCGGCGGTGCAGTCCGTTCAACTGGAGATGTCCTCCGACGACGGCACGAGTTGGCGCCGGATCCCGGCTGCCCCGACTCCCTCGGGATGGACCGCCGCGGTGCCCAACCCGAAAACACCGGGATTCATCTCGCTTCGGGTGACGGCGACCGACGCCGCCGGCACCGGCCTCACGCAGACGATCATCCGCGCCTACGCGGTCGGATGA
- a CDS encoding ABC transporter ATP-binding protein, protein MAALGQVSVGFPRGSFTAVMGPSGSGKSTLLQCASGLDRPDSGVVRIAEQDITRLGEKQLAVLRRDRIGVIFQAFNLVPSLTAWQNVILPSRLARRRPDPSRVRELLHRVGLAGREGHRPAQLSGGQQQRVAIARALLGRPEVLFADEPTGALDRRTGHEVLALLREAVDEFGQTVVMVTHDPEAAARADSVLFLTDGRIVDVLERPSVDQIGMRLGGHR, encoded by the coding sequence GTGGCGGCGCTTGGCCAGGTCAGCGTCGGGTTCCCGCGCGGCAGTTTCACGGCCGTGATGGGCCCGTCGGGATCGGGGAAGAGCACACTGCTGCAGTGCGCGTCGGGGCTTGACCGGCCGGATTCTGGCGTGGTTCGCATCGCCGAGCAGGACATCACCCGCTTGGGGGAGAAGCAACTGGCGGTGCTGCGCCGCGACCGGATCGGCGTCATCTTCCAGGCCTTCAACCTGGTGCCGTCGCTGACCGCCTGGCAGAACGTGATCCTGCCCAGCAGGCTGGCCAGGCGGCGGCCCGACCCGTCACGCGTGCGGGAGTTGCTGCACCGGGTCGGTCTGGCCGGGCGGGAGGGACATCGCCCGGCGCAGCTGTCCGGTGGACAGCAGCAGCGGGTGGCGATCGCCCGTGCCCTGCTCGGCAGGCCGGAAGTGCTGTTCGCCGACGAGCCGACAGGGGCGCTGGACCGCCGCACCGGGCACGAGGTGCTGGCATTGCTGCGGGAGGCGGTCGATGAGTTCGGCCAGACGGTGGTGATGGTCACGCACGATCCGGAGGCGGCGGCCCGGGCGGACAGCGTGCTGTTCCTGACAGACGGGCGGATCGTCGACGTCCTGGAGAGGCCCTCGGTCGACCAGATCGGCATGCGGCTGGGCGGCCACCGGTGA
- a CDS encoding GNAT family N-acetyltransferase, with translation MTRTATERDIPELVRLRALLFDDLGGDFFNPANAGDDWRDALARVFKQKLTEPDCQILVVDGDTGLAACGIGTIEQWFPGPHSRNGRIGHVIGMVTDPSYRRRGYSRAIMLGLLDWFRDRNAVRVDLTASPEAEPLYRQLGFSDHPDPLLCWKP, from the coding sequence ATGACGCGAACAGCAACAGAGCGCGACATTCCGGAACTCGTCCGCCTCCGGGCACTGCTCTTCGACGACCTCGGCGGCGACTTCTTCAACCCCGCGAACGCCGGTGACGACTGGCGCGACGCACTCGCACGGGTTTTCAAGCAGAAGCTGACCGAACCCGACTGCCAGATCCTGGTCGTGGACGGCGACACCGGCCTGGCCGCCTGCGGCATCGGCACGATCGAACAGTGGTTCCCCGGCCCCCACTCCCGCAACGGGAGGATCGGCCACGTCATCGGCATGGTCACCGACCCGTCGTACCGGCGGCGTGGGTACAGCCGGGCGATCATGCTCGGCCTGCTCGATTGGTTCCGTGACCGCAACGCCGTACGGGTCGACCTCACCGCCTCCCCCGAGGCGGAACCGCTCTACCGGCAGCTCGGCTTCTCCGACCACCCCGATCCCTTGTTGTGCTGGAAGCCGTGA